One window from the genome of Cricetulus griseus strain 17A/GY chromosome 2, alternate assembly CriGri-PICRH-1.0, whole genome shotgun sequence encodes:
- the Tma7 gene encoding translation machinery-associated protein 7 — translation MSGHEGGKKKPLKQPKKQAKEIDEEDKAFKQKQKEEQKKLEELKAKAAGKGPLAAGGN, via the coding sequence ATGTCGGGCCACGAAGGTGGCAAAAAGAAGCCCCTGAAACAGCCCAAGAAGCAGGCCAAGGAGATCGACGAGGAGGATAAAGCTTTCAAGCAGAAACAAAAGGAGGAGCAGAAGAAACTCGAGGAGCTAAAAGCCAAGGCCGCGGGGAAGGGACCCCTGGCCGCAGGTGGAAATTAA